The following proteins come from a genomic window of Micromonospora zamorensis:
- a CDS encoding fibronectin type III domain-containing protein has translation MASMDDAVRTDAPRFRSRFRGGLVTIGTVTALLAAMGLTVLGLGAADNAVANYDASSWLWSAARSELARVNGVTARVDTRTEIPAARQHPMQVTQTDRLLILRDLQTGQVSSLDLATLQLTATTRTTPGLGVSVALHEDAAFIVDAVQGIVRQLDPRSLSPVGEPVRYPPGITGGTFDGKGRLWIAVPSQGTVSAITAAKLPSAPASAASPGAGLRPERVDSYDVAEASHELQVSTLDDGVAVLDRTAGKLVRVQSGKVHPTQLTLSGPAALPSRTSGSRVPITVPADRRVLVVGDGGEERAFTVPGEGDRLSPAVAWADRFYCADEATGTIYAFDGGGQLVETIGGRANGPLELEVRENHLFINSPDSATARVVDDKHQVREVNKYANDVLGGDPPPVAPPPPPPKKPRVGKPSAPRSVTAAAGNAQARVSWRPAAANGAEIIKYVVEGAGQRLQVGANQRAVEVKGLTNGETYRFAVHAVNAKGDGPPRNSNPVTPTAAVPDPPASVTAQERPDGTVLVKWPAANGQGNKIARYALTASSAGTNAPAGESTKTELVVPAGELEFGTQYAFTVVAVNDKGAGSAASPVSNTVVPFAAPGRPLDLRAGTVANQPGAVTVQWAPAEANGRPVTKYLVDVGGRASEVTDTRTTVTGLGNGQNVTVKVKAVNEAGPGPEATATARTVAEPRVTVTGSSSTATSATVTFTVDAGGGQATCSVSTPGEPAKAGACSSITVPGLAPGTNYTFTVTATNAAGKGTATRAQATPSLYGIATCNNGSDGDQRTYCDREVDGRNGNEVFKVTRQDNDQQAGWAKPGTRLKAYCKKAGEDVDSYVYNNHKRSTWWVQVDFNGKKNYIPWAWLNLEGGDNINVLPTC, from the coding sequence GTGGCCAGCATGGACGACGCCGTACGGACCGACGCCCCCCGCTTCCGGTCCCGGTTTCGCGGCGGGCTGGTGACCATCGGCACGGTGACCGCGCTGCTGGCCGCCATGGGGCTGACCGTCCTCGGGTTGGGCGCGGCGGACAACGCGGTGGCCAACTACGACGCGAGTTCCTGGCTGTGGAGCGCCGCGCGCAGTGAGCTGGCCCGGGTCAACGGGGTCACCGCCCGGGTGGACACCCGCACCGAGATTCCCGCCGCCCGCCAGCACCCGATGCAGGTGACCCAGACCGATCGGCTGCTGATCCTGCGTGACCTCCAGACCGGGCAGGTCAGCTCTCTGGACCTGGCGACCCTGCAACTGACCGCGACCACCCGCACGACCCCTGGCCTGGGCGTGAGCGTGGCCCTGCACGAGGACGCGGCGTTCATCGTCGACGCCGTGCAGGGCATCGTTCGGCAGCTCGACCCGCGGTCGCTGTCTCCGGTCGGTGAGCCGGTGCGCTACCCGCCGGGCATCACCGGCGGCACCTTCGACGGTAAGGGCCGGCTGTGGATCGCTGTCCCCAGCCAGGGCACTGTCTCGGCGATCACCGCCGCCAAACTGCCGTCCGCTCCGGCCTCGGCGGCCTCACCCGGTGCCGGGCTCCGGCCGGAGCGTGTCGACTCCTACGACGTCGCCGAGGCCAGCCACGAGTTGCAGGTTTCCACCCTGGACGACGGGGTGGCGGTGCTCGACCGTACGGCCGGCAAGCTGGTGCGGGTGCAGAGCGGCAAGGTCCACCCGACGCAGTTGACGCTGTCCGGTCCGGCGGCACTGCCCTCGCGCACCAGTGGCTCCCGGGTCCCGATCACCGTGCCCGCCGACCGGCGGGTGCTGGTGGTGGGTGACGGTGGTGAGGAGAGGGCGTTCACCGTGCCGGGCGAGGGCGACCGACTCAGCCCGGCGGTGGCCTGGGCGGACCGGTTCTACTGCGCCGACGAGGCCACCGGCACCATCTACGCCTTCGACGGGGGCGGTCAGCTGGTCGAAACCATCGGCGGGCGGGCGAACGGCCCGCTGGAGCTGGAGGTCCGGGAGAATCACCTGTTCATCAACTCCCCCGACTCGGCGACCGCCCGGGTGGTGGACGACAAGCACCAGGTGCGCGAGGTCAACAAGTACGCCAACGACGTGCTCGGCGGCGATCCGCCTCCGGTTGCCCCGCCACCGCCCCCGCCGAAGAAGCCCCGGGTGGGCAAGCCGAGCGCGCCGCGCAGCGTCACCGCCGCCGCCGGTAACGCGCAGGCGCGGGTGAGCTGGCGGCCGGCAGCCGCCAACGGCGCCGAGATCATCAAGTACGTGGTGGAGGGCGCCGGCCAGCGCCTTCAGGTGGGCGCCAACCAGCGTGCGGTGGAGGTCAAGGGCCTCACCAACGGTGAGACGTACCGGTTCGCGGTGCACGCCGTCAACGCCAAGGGCGACGGTCCGCCGCGCAACAGCAACCCGGTGACTCCGACCGCCGCGGTACCTGATCCGCCGGCGAGCGTCACCGCCCAGGAGCGGCCGGACGGCACGGTCCTGGTGAAGTGGCCGGCCGCGAACGGGCAGGGCAACAAGATCGCGAGGTACGCGCTGACGGCCAGTTCGGCGGGGACGAACGCCCCGGCTGGCGAGTCGACGAAGACGGAGCTGGTGGTGCCGGCCGGTGAGCTGGAGTTCGGCACCCAGTACGCGTTCACCGTGGTGGCGGTCAACGACAAGGGCGCGGGGTCGGCGGCGTCGCCGGTCAGCAACACGGTGGTGCCTTTCGCAGCGCCCGGTCGGCCGCTCGACCTGCGCGCCGGCACGGTTGCCAACCAGCCGGGTGCGGTCACGGTGCAGTGGGCGCCAGCCGAGGCCAACGGCCGACCGGTGACGAAATACCTGGTGGATGTCGGCGGGCGTGCCAGCGAGGTGACCGACACCCGCACGACCGTCACCGGGCTGGGCAACGGCCAGAACGTGACGGTGAAGGTGAAGGCGGTCAACGAGGCAGGGCCCGGCCCGGAGGCCACCGCCACCGCGCGTACGGTCGCCGAACCACGCGTCACGGTCACCGGCTCGTCGTCGACCGCCACCTCGGCGACGGTGACGTTCACCGTGGACGCCGGCGGCGGTCAGGCCACCTGTTCGGTGAGCACGCCGGGTGAGCCGGCGAAGGCCGGGGCGTGCTCCAGCATCACGGTGCCGGGCTTGGCGCCGGGCACCAACTACACGTTCACGGTGACGGCGACCAACGCCGCCGGTAAGGGCACGGCGACGCGGGCGCAGGCCACGCCGTCGCTGTACGGAATCGCGACCTGCAACAACGGGTCCGACGGTGACCAGCGCACCTACTGCGACAGGGAAGTTGACGGCCGCAACGGCAACGAG
- a CDS encoding fibronectin type III domain-containing protein → MSAPPAFGQQISAPPMSAPSFPARPMSAPPVSAPPVSAPPAPPWGLTAPPWSRTGPPPTAGAGDAGPLQTDAERTGADGGEFGPDNLDAAVVPTQRARAAASDQTEVLPAVAPGSGQARDFAGSAQPVTSQPTPGALQPHPVEPSPAAWSPGGGSAPPPTTPRPASQYHQGQQPTQAEQDQYPTQEHRPIQDHRPFQAPYPGQQYHHPGPDAYRPAYADESASAGRNRATLIGAVVAAGVAVVAVAGLGAVVLTRDDPPPGGSAPTAVAPTGAAPTAAGPPPGDLKLRDNSTTITLTWTDPSGGAVPFMVAAGRAGQALGVVATVDPGKTSYTVNGLNSRVDHCFTVLAVYSTDSFATSGQVCTARERSTPSSGKPSGRPSPS, encoded by the coding sequence GTGTCCGCACCACCTGCGTTCGGCCAGCAGATCTCCGCGCCGCCGATGAGCGCGCCCTCCTTCCCCGCGCGCCCGATGAGCGCGCCACCCGTCTCCGCGCCGCCGGTCAGCGCACCACCCGCACCGCCGTGGGGATTGACCGCGCCACCGTGGAGCCGCACCGGCCCACCGCCAACTGCCGGCGCCGGCGACGCTGGGCCGCTCCAAACGGACGCGGAGCGCACCGGCGCGGACGGCGGTGAGTTCGGGCCGGACAACCTCGATGCCGCAGTGGTGCCGACGCAGCGGGCCCGGGCCGCGGCGTCCGACCAGACCGAGGTCCTCCCGGCCGTCGCGCCCGGCAGTGGTCAGGCCAGGGACTTCGCCGGTTCGGCCCAGCCCGTCACGTCCCAGCCGACACCGGGCGCCCTTCAGCCGCACCCCGTCGAGCCGTCTCCGGCTGCCTGGTCACCGGGTGGGGGCAGCGCGCCGCCGCCGACCACGCCGCGACCGGCCTCGCAGTACCACCAGGGCCAGCAGCCGACCCAGGCGGAGCAGGACCAGTACCCGACGCAGGAGCACCGCCCGATCCAGGATCACCGGCCGTTCCAGGCGCCGTACCCGGGTCAGCAGTACCACCACCCCGGACCGGACGCGTACCGGCCGGCGTACGCCGACGAGAGCGCCTCGGCGGGCCGCAACCGTGCGACGCTGATCGGCGCGGTGGTCGCGGCCGGGGTGGCTGTCGTGGCGGTGGCCGGGCTGGGTGCGGTCGTGCTGACCCGCGACGACCCGCCGCCCGGGGGCAGCGCACCGACGGCGGTGGCGCCGACGGGGGCGGCACCGACGGCGGCCGGTCCTCCTCCGGGGGATCTGAAGCTTCGGGACAACTCGACAACGATCACGCTGACCTGGACGGATCCGTCCGGTGGCGCGGTGCCGTTCATGGTCGCTGCCGGACGTGCCGGGCAGGCGTTGGGCGTGGTGGCCACCGTGGACCCGGGGAAGACCAGCTACACGGTCAACGGTTTGAACTCGCGAGTGGACCACTGCTTCACCGTGTTGGCGGTCTACTCAACTGACAGCTTTGCGACTTCGGGGCAGGTCTGCACGGCGCGGGAGCGCAGCACCCCGTCGAGCGGAAAGCCCTCAGGGCGGCCGTCGCCGAGCTGA